One part of the Vitis riparia cultivar Riparia Gloire de Montpellier isolate 1030 chromosome 6, EGFV_Vit.rip_1.0, whole genome shotgun sequence genome encodes these proteins:
- the LOC117916128 gene encoding signal peptide peptidase, with protein sequence MKNCERLANLGLAGLTLAPLVMKVDPNLNVILTACLTVYVGCYRSVKPTPPSETMSNEHAMRFPFVGSAMLLSLFLLFKFLSKDLVNAVLTCYFFVLGIIALSATLLPAIRRYLPKHWNDDSIIWHFPYFRSLEIEFTRSQIVAAIPGTFFCAWYASQKHWLANNILGLAFCIQGIEMLSLGSFKTGAILLAGLFVYDIFWVFFTPVMVSVAKSFDAPIKLLFPTADSARPFSMLGLGDIVIPGIFVALALRFDVSRGKGNQYFKSAFLGYTTGLVVTIVVMNWFQAAQPALLYIVPAVIGFMAAHCIWNGEVKPLLEFDESKTASSSKDDGDEKSSKKVE encoded by the exons ATGAAGAACTGTGAACGTCTTGCCAATCTTGGTCTAGCAG GTTTAACATTGGCGCCACTGGTTATGAAGGTAGATCCAAatttaaatgtcattttaaCAGCATGTCTCACAGTGTATGTAGGTTGCTACCGCTCTGTTAAGCCAACTCCCCCTTCT GAGACAATGTCTAATGAACATGCTATGCGCTTTCCTTTTGTTGGGAGTGCAATGCTGTTATCACTATTCCTTCTCTTCAAGTTTCTATCAAAAGACTTGGTTAATGCTGTACTGACATGCTACTTCTTTGTGCTTGGGATCATCGCTCTTTC GGCAACATTGCTACCTGCAATTAGACGTTATTTGCCAAAGCATTGGAATGATGACTCTATCATCTggcattttccatattttcgCT CTTTGGAGATTGAGTTCACAAGATCTCAGATCGTTGCAGCAATACCAGGGACCTTTTTCTGTGCATGGTATGCTTCCCAGAAGCATTGGCTAGCCAACAATATATTGGGCCTCGCTTTCTGCATTCAG GGTATTGAAATGCTCTCACTTGGGTCTTTTAAAACCGGTGCCATCCTTTTG GCAGGACTTTTTGTTTATGATATTTTCTGGGTCTTCTTCACTCCAGTGATGGTCAGTGTTGCAAAGTCCTTCGATGCTCCTATTAAG CTTTTGTTCCCAACAGCTGATTCTGCCCGGCCATTTTCCATGCTTGGACTTGGTGACATTGTAATCCCTG gcATTTTTGTAGCATTGGCATTGCGATTTGATGTGTCCAGAGGGAAAGGGAACCAGTACTTTAAGAGTGCATTTTTGGGATATACAACCGGTTTGGTTGTAACAATTGTTGTCATGAACTGGTTTCAAGCTGCACAG CCTGCACTTCTTTATATTGTACCAGCAGTTATTGGATTTATGGCTGCTCATTGCATATGGAATGGCGAAGTTAAACCG TTGTTGGAGTTTGATGAATCTAAGACTGCTAGCTCATCAAAAGATGATGGTGAtgaaaaatcaagcaaaaaggTGGAGTAA